The genomic region TGTTCTATGTGTAATTCTATTGGTGTGGTGATGTGCGTAACGCCTTCTTCTATAAGTATTTCCACATCTGAAAGCTGCTTTTGCGCTTCTAAAAGCAGGTGATTTCTATTCTTTAACAAGCGATGCGTACGGGAGTGCAATTGCTTGCCTGTCTCGGCTTCTAAGAGCAGTTGTTTTAAATCTTTTATATTGTTAAAACCATAAGGATAAAAGAGCTTGTGGAGCACAAAGTCCAGCTCGGGGAGTGCTTTCAGGGTTGCGATGTCGATCTCAGTAATGCTGCCTTCTAAGGGCTTAAAACAGTGCTCTTTTAAGGCGGCTATCTGTGTATCTATAAAGTGCACGGTCTGGTGTAAGTACACTTGTGTCTTATTGAAATTACCCAAGAAGTTAGGGTGTAGTTCTTCAAGCAGTGGGGTGATGTTATGGCGTATTTTATTGCGGGTATACTTGTCGGTGGCATTGCTGCTATCCTCACGCCACGAAAGATGGTTATTGAGGCTATAAGCGTGTATTTCTTCACGAGAACAGTGTAGCAGTGGGCGCACAATGGTGGGGCTTTCTTCTGGTATGCCGAGTAGTCCTTCTAAGCCGCTACCCCGTGAGAGGTTGATGATAAAAGTCTCTAAATTGTCGTTGGCGTGATGGGCAGTGGCAATTTTGTCGCAGTGGTGGGCTTTGCGCATTGCTTCAAACCAATGGTAGCGGAGCTCGCGGGCAGCGAGTTGGGTGTTGAGCTTGTGCGTTTGTGCATAGGCTTTGGTGTCGAATTGCTTTACGAGCAGTGGCACACCGAGTTCAGTGGCAAACTGCCTTACGAAAGCCTCGTCCCCATCACTTTCTTCGCCTCTTAAATGGAAATTACAGTGGGCAAGCACAATCTCAATCCCTTCTGCGTGTAGGGCGTGCGCGAGCACCACACTGTCGATGCCCCCACTGATAGCCACCAGCAAACGCTTGTCTTTTAGAGAAGATAAATCGGTAAGTTTCATAGTTAAGCCATTCCGAAGCGTGCTACGGTATTGAGTTTGCCGAGTAAGTTCTTAGCTACTTCGCGTGTGTAAGTCTTTTTGCGGTATTGGGTAATAGGCTGAATGCCTACAATGGTGTTGGTGATAAAGAGTTCATCGGCTTTCTGCAATTCAAAGGGAGAGATGCTTGCTTCTACGACCTTGTAATCGGGCACTTTTGCTAAGGCTTTTATCAGCATCTTGCGGGTGATACCATTCATTGCCCCATCGGTAAGGGGTGGGGTGCGCAAGGTGTTGCCTTCTACTACAAAGAGGTTACCATCTAAGGCACCAGCTACGCTCTTGTTGTAGTTGAGCAAGATGCAATTCTGATAGTCATTCTCCTCAGCGAAGATACTGCCGAGGGTGTTCACCATTCTGTTGGTGTGCTTTACAGTAGCCAAAAGATCGGCTTGCACATAGAAGTCTTTAAAGAGTTCTACCTCATAAGGGGCTTCGCTCAGGGTGTAAAAGGGGGTAGTAAGTGGAGTGGTTTCGATAAGGTAATCCACAGTGTTGGTAGTAGGTGTGTAGAGCTGGCTATCTTTGCGAAACACAGTGATTTGCACCCGCACTGCACTGCTTTCTAAGTTGTTCTCAGCAATGAGTTTTAGCATTCCTTCCTCTAAGAACTCCATTGAGAAACTCATCGGTATTTGCATTCTCAAGATGCGCATCCCTGCCATTAGTCGTAAGTAGTGTTCTTCCCAAAAGAGTAGTTTTCCTTGTACGTATTTTGAAGTGTCGAATACGCCATCGCCGTACTTGAAGGCTCTGTTGTTGTTCGTAATGACGCGCTCTTCTTGCGGCAGTAAGGTGCCGTTGTAGTTTATCTTCATATCCTCTTGCTCTAAGCCTAAGCCCCGATTAAAGCTTTCAGTTCTGCTATTTGCGTTTCCCAAAGGCGTTTTGCTTCTTCTACCTCATCTTCAGGGGCGAAGTCAGTGATCACTAATGTTACTTCCTTGGTGAGTTCTTGTACGCGTATTTTAATCTCAAAGTAAATGCTTTCATCTTCTTCCTCTTGCCAACGAAAGCGCACATAATCATCTAACTTCTTGCGCAGTAGCAGTGCTGACTCTTCGCTGTTGTCCCATACGAA from Capnocytophaga haemolytica harbors:
- the tilS gene encoding tRNA lysidine(34) synthetase TilS, with product MKLTDLSSLKDKRLLVAISGGIDSVVLAHALHAEGIEIVLAHCNFHLRGEESDGDEAFVRQFATELGVPLLVKQFDTKAYAQTHKLNTQLAARELRYHWFEAMRKAHHCDKIATAHHANDNLETFIINLSRGSGLEGLLGIPEESPTIVRPLLHCSREEIHAYSLNNHLSWREDSSNATDKYTRNKIRHNITPLLEELHPNFLGNFNKTQVYLHQTVHFIDTQIAALKEHCFKPLEGSITEIDIATLKALPELDFVLHKLFYPYGFNNIKDLKQLLLEAETGKQLHSRTHRLLKNRNHLLLEAQKQLSDVEILIEEGVTHITTPIELHIEHTTEARLSPTPSPDTIFIDADKLTYPLTLRHRREGDFFYPEGMHGKKKLSKYFKDEKYAQFEKEQQWLLCSGEAIVWVVGKRLDGRVSITSATEHILKIHKA
- a CDS encoding aminotransferase class IV: MKINYNGTLLPQEERVITNNNRAFKYGDGVFDTSKYVQGKLLFWEEHYLRLMAGMRILRMQIPMSFSMEFLEEGMLKLIAENNLESSAVRVQITVFRKDSQLYTPTTNTVDYLIETTPLTTPFYTLSEAPYEVELFKDFYVQADLLATVKHTNRMVNTLGSIFAEENDYQNCILLNYNKSVAGALDGNLFVVEGNTLRTPPLTDGAMNGITRKMLIKALAKVPDYKVVEASISPFELQKADELFITNTIVGIQPITQYRKKTYTREVAKNLLGKLNTVARFGMA
- a CDS encoding START-like domain-containing protein, yielding MAEKTKYQLEFSVNASPQMLYQYISVPSGLAMWYADDVRTSDEDVYTFVWDNSEESALLLRKKLDDYVRFRWQEEEDESIYFEIKIRVQELTKEVTLVITDFAPEDEVEEAKRLWETQIAELKALIGA